In the genome of bacterium, one region contains:
- a CDS encoding putative PEP-binding protein encodes EEQYQVYRRVAEKLSPDPVIFRTFDLGGDKLDNKTGPLSEANPFMGWRAIRFCLDRPEIFKPQLRAILRASAHGQVKIMLPMICCLSEVLSAKQIIAGVKAELKSQGIKFDPGCQLGIMVETPSAALTSRQLAREVDFFSIGSNDLTQYTLAVDRSNQRVAGLYDPFNPAVLRLIREVSEQGHRAGIWVGMCGEMCADPLAMPLLLGLGLDEFSMNPASVPEIKRMIMNLSVDECRKVAARVMEESDPMVIRRLLFDFVVNILPDLKLAGQICSLERN; translated from the coding sequence AGGAGGAGCAGTACCAGGTCTACCGCCGGGTGGCGGAAAAGCTCAGCCCCGATCCGGTGATCTTCCGGACCTTTGACCTGGGCGGCGACAAGCTGGACAACAAGACCGGGCCCCTAAGCGAGGCCAACCCCTTCATGGGCTGGCGGGCCATCAGGTTCTGCCTGGACCGGCCCGAGATCTTCAAGCCACAGCTGAGGGCCATCCTCAGGGCCTCGGCCCACGGCCAGGTAAAGATAATGCTGCCCATGATCTGCTGCCTGTCCGAAGTGCTGAGCGCCAAGCAGATCATCGCCGGGGTCAAGGCCGAGCTAAAAAGCCAGGGCATCAAGTTCGATCCCGGCTGCCAGCTGGGAATAATGGTGGAGACGCCCTCGGCCGCCCTGACCTCGCGCCAGCTGGCCAGGGAGGTGGATTTCTTCAGCATTGGTTCCAACGACCTGACCCAGTACACCCTGGCGGTGGACCGCAGCAACCAGAGGGTGGCCGGGCTGTACGATCCCTTCAACCCGGCGGTGCTGCGGCTGATCCGGGAGGTCTCCGAACAGGGCCACCGGGCCGGGATCTGGGTGGGGATGTGCGGCGAGATGTGCGCCGATCCGCTGGCTATGCCGCTGCTTTTAGGCCTGGGCCTGGATGAGTTCAGCATGAACCCGGCTTCGGTGCCGGAGATAAAGCGGATGATCATGAATTTAAGCGTGGACGAATGCCGCAAGGTGGCGGCCAGGGTGATGGAGGAGTCGGATCCCATGGTCATCCGCCGGCTGCTTTTTGATTTTGTGGTCAATATCCTGCCGGACCTGAAACTGGCCGGGCAGATATGTTCGCTGGAGAGGAACTGA